tattctgttactccccaaccctgccatCTATTGCTTTGCAAGTTTCTCAGTGCCTTATGGGGAATTTGATCTGTCATACCATCCTGACTTAATCTAACAGAATGTCCCTGTTTGCAGAGCCTTCCCTTCCAGACCATTCAGCACAGCATCACAGCTCAGGACCATCATCCAACTCCAGACAGCTGTGTCATGAGTATGGTCATGGGCCAGCTCAAAGTAAGCTGTGACAAAAGATTGCATTAATTAAACACTTTGAACccataatttatatatacatatatatatatatatatatatatatatatatatatatatatatatatatggatagatAGATTAGAGGTCAACTGattgtggattttgcagatactgattgctaaggtggtggaaaaggccaatagtttttaaatttgatttaaagaatattttaaacatttatttccttattgtaatgggcacagacatagaggctacaagagtccaaaatgaaataaataaataaatcccataTTAGgattattgttcaaccaaaatcccaataataaccagaaaaaatgaagatttggtacaCGCTGTGGGATTTTTAACTACAAACAAGCACAGATCACACAAGGGGCTCTTAATTTGAATTGACgaagacttggctccattacaatgctctatatttaagtatttaccaaattaagcttttatattttatatttatatattcaccagatgagttttttttttatgtcaccaGATGCTGTTTAATTaggaataatgtttattattattcacaagaaatTAAGTTGGAgaaacaatgtatgtgctgatagggcacgtttccatatagtcacatttttctttgcatgccttcgcttcaatttagattacttgattatctaatcaaaatatcgCCTGCTACAGAGGAACAcataggggaaaaaaaaaactgttgccgtagatttttgctgataactgatagttccaaaaagcaactatcggcactgattaatcggaaaaacagatacagtatatcggtctacctctaatatatacacacacacacacacacacacacacctgtgacaaggaggagggcttgatggagcacggccagcgctgaatcagttgatcagcgggagagcgagataaagggcggCTGGAGaagccggttcgagagagagagagagagagacgcatgcggccacgttgcatgtgtgtctgtgtttatgtttatgttcagtttctttttaaactttgtttactgttcggctggttcccgccgcctccttgcccgtccttacctgttacagtggtgccaaaatccaggagggaggagggatgcgctgttgcggagtcctcgccgctgtcatccaccaggggggcagccgtggccgtctgcctggggatggaagGGTCGcagccgagagccggaggaaccgcggcgtatgccgagaaggggaggagcggttctgccagagggcggaggagcagttgaggaccgggcaacaGCGCATCCGGAAGCCAGCGAGCacgttcttctctctctctcctctctctctctgtgtgtctccgctcgccctttccctctccccatgcctccccctGTCTCTCCCctcaggttcacaggaggcggggtgggccaccggctgacagaatggccggaagggcagcgtctcccccccAGAGATGGGGGGAGGGGTAGAGTTAGTCTGACcggtggtgccccggcctgaatcgggcgggggaggaatgtgacgaggaggatgtCATGGCCGgtccgtgatggagcacggccggcgctgaatcagctgattggCGGGAGAGCGAAATAAAGGGGcagccagagacgccggttcaggagagagagacgcacgtgggcgttgcatgtgtgtcttgtgtttatgtttgttttatgttgagttttatcattaaactttacattgttTAGCCAGTGCCTGCCTCCTttttgcccgtccttatactgttacaacaccgatcagccacaacattaaaaccacctgcctaatatcatgtaggtccccctcgtgcctccaaaacagctcagacccatcaaggcatggactccacaagacctcttaaggtgtcctgtggtatctggcaccaagacgttagcagcagatcctttaagttctgtaagttgcgagttggggcctccatggatcggacttgttggtccagcacatcccatagatgctcaatcggattgatatctggggaatttggaggccaggtcaacaccttgaactctttgtcatgttcctcaaaccattcatgaacaatttttgcagtgtggcagggtgcattatcctgctgaaagaggccactgccatcagggaataccattgccgtGAAgaggtgtacgtggtctgcaacaatctttaggtagttggtacgtgtcaaaggaacatccacatgaatgccaggacccaaggtttcccagtagaactttgcccagagcatcacagtgcctccgccggcctgccttcttcccatggtgcatcctactgccatctcttccccaggttaacgatgcacacgcacccagccgtccacatgatctaaaagaaaacatgattcatcagaccaggccaccttcttccactgctccatggtccagttctgacactcacatgcccaatgtaggtgctttcggcggtggacaggggtcatcatgggcactctgaccggtctacggctgcgcagccccatatgcagcaagctgcgatgcactctGTGTTCTGACaactttctatcatggccagcattaagtttatcagcaatttgtgctacagtagctcttctgtggtaTCAGACCAGACTGGCTAGCTTTCGCTCCTCACTCGCAACAATGAGCCTTGGgtacccatgaccctgtcgccggttaaccagttgtccttccttggaccacttttggtaggtactaaccactgcataccaggaacatcccacaagacctgccgttttggagatgctctgacccagtcgtctagccatcacaatttggcccttgttgtAGTCGTTCAGTTCCTTACGCTtaaccatttttcctgcttccaacacatgaaattcaagaactgactgttcacttgctgcctaatatatcccaccccttgacgggtgccattgtaacgagataataagtgttattcacttcacctgatagtggttttaatgttgtggctgatcagtgtgtgtgtgtgtatacatacatacatatatatatagatagatagattcactgagcactttattaggaacactatggtcctaataaagtgcccgacatgatcttctgctgttgtagcccatccacctcaagattcgacgtgttttgcattctgagatgctgttctggttactacagttgtacagagtggttatctaagttcctgtagcctttctgtcagcttgaagaggccattctccgttgacctctctcatcaacaaggtgtttccatccgcagaactgctgctcactgaatgtttttttgtttttggcaccattctgagtaaactctagagactgttgtgtgtgaaaatcccaggagatcagcagttacagaaatactcaaacctgcccgtctggcaccaacaatcatgcctcgGTTGAAAtcgctgagatcacattttttccccatactgatggtttatgtgaacattaactgaagctcctgacctgtatctgcttgattctttgcattgcactgatgccacaagattggctgattagataatcacatgaaaaagtatatgtacaggtgttcctaataaagtgctcagtgtgtgtgtgtgtgtgtgttatatatatatatatatatataactgaatCGTTTGGATTCGGTGAAAAATTTCTGTCAAAAAGTAACTGGATAATAGTgttgttaatatatttttgtggtggTGCATATTCAGTACCTTTCAAAACTAGTGCTAATAAATATGATCTTAAACCCTATTATATAGATTGTAAAACAAGTACATTGACAtttgttttcttatgttttaaaGGCTGATCAAGACCAAGTTATGGGCTTTCAACAAGTCTTCCTGCTGAAGAATGTAGATAACAAATGGGTCTGCACTAATGACATGTTCCGATTAGCTCTTCATAACTTTGGAGCGTAGTATGATCTCAAGTTCAAGTGTTTGCAGTTCATGCATCTTTTGTATCTGGAGTACAGTTACACATTTCACACTTGGAACTGTTTTCTTCCTCCAAGAATCTTTAATGGCCACGATATCTCCAGGCAAGAAAAGGACgtgttaaaaatgacaattataaTTATCTGTTTTGTATGTTGTGTCATGCACTGTGTGAAAATGACTCAACAATAAATTGATAATACATTTTCTCATTGTCATTGTGTATTCATTATATTAGTTAGTCATTTGACTACCCTAAAATCCATATTGTAATACATGTGCTTCAAGTATTTGGTGTTTGTTAATTAAGTTGTTTGGTGAAATGTCTGGATTCCTGATTTGTGGTCATCAAAATCCTGAGTTGTCAATTGGGGGTACAGAAAGGTACTGAAGGGGGTCTGCAGACTTGTATATAAAACATGTTTCTCTACTCATTGCTATTCAAAAACGATGCTGCAGTCTGTGATATTTTTTCCATAATGTCTGAAGTTTTTCCATTATATAAAAGCCAGTCAATTTAAATGTGTCAGTTCAGATCAGTGGCACTTAAATTCtacttttgtttgtatttttcctCATAAgagcatttaaataattataataaaattgcttttatttGACGGAAAAGTAATCGTTAGTTGTAGGCTAGCCAATAGCATGCAGTGCAGATAGCCAAAATGAAGTTAGAAATGCTTAATTAGAATATTCTGTTGGCTTATAAAGTAAAGCTAAATTGAGTAAAGGCTTGCATAGAGTGTCTTGCAATGAATCTTTCTAAttaaatctttcattaaaaaacaaactgtTTGCATATTTAACACTTTTGTTCCCTTTTCACAGCTTGTTACAAtgtgtttccaccttatttagctgCGTAAAACTGGTAACTTGTTtatgtttttgaatttttttttatttagttgaaatttatatgtttattattgGGTTATATTACCCTGCATTTAATAAAAACTGGTCAACACTGCTGcgatggggtttcaaatacaactgctgagggagtgacagtataTTTGGCATCTTTATATTTTGGCTGACTTCCTTAATCTATCgctgtctgtttgtttttttcctcttttggaaagtcgtgGAAACGTAATAatggat
The sequence above is a segment of the Myxocyprinus asiaticus isolate MX2 ecotype Aquarium Trade chromosome 34, UBuf_Myxa_2, whole genome shotgun sequence genome. Coding sequences within it:
- the LOC127425534 gene encoding nuclear transport factor 2-like; its protein translation is MTDKPMWEQIGTGFVQHYYQQFDSDRMKLSELYTDASCLTWEGEGFQGKSAIMNKLNSLPFQTIQHSITAQDHHPTPDSCVMSMVMGQLKADQDQVMGFQQVFLLKNVDNKWVCTNDMFRLALHNFGA